A stretch of the Planktothricoides raciborskii GIHE-MW2 genome encodes the following:
- a CDS encoding mandelate racemase/muconate lactonizing enzyme family protein, with the protein MKLSIETFTVHKRFALTISRGTTAESQNVLVKIEQDGISGWGEATPFSIGEMQQTTADIVDGLQRMSMIADSLDPCDRQRIERIIKTMKMPSAAKAAIDVALHDWLGKKVGMPLWKLWGLQLANIVPTSVTIGINSPAGAKERLRDWLNVTPVKAIKIKLGSPAGIAADQAMFMAVLESAPEGTKISVDANAGWNLKDAKKMCAWLATHGVEYVEQPLPVKERKQLLELYEQAPLPIFVDESCFTSVDIPKLADRVHGVNIKLMKCGGLTEAMRAIYTAKACKLKVMFGCYSDSILANTAMAHLSPLADYLDLDSHMNLTDDPFTGAIMDNGCLMPNYLPGLGVK; encoded by the coding sequence ATGAAACTTTCCATCGAAACTTTTACGGTGCATAAACGCTTTGCTTTGACGATTAGTCGGGGCACGACGGCTGAGAGTCAAAATGTTTTGGTGAAAATCGAACAAGATGGAATTTCAGGCTGGGGAGAGGCGACTCCTTTTTCTATTGGAGAAATGCAGCAAACAACGGCGGATATCGTCGATGGTTTGCAACGAATGTCAATGATTGCTGATAGTCTTGATCCCTGCGATCGCCAAAGAATAGAAAGAATTATCAAGACCATGAAAATGCCTTCAGCGGCGAAAGCAGCCATTGATGTGGCTTTACATGATTGGTTAGGCAAAAAAGTCGGAATGCCTTTGTGGAAATTGTGGGGATTACAACTGGCAAATATTGTTCCTACTTCTGTCACTATTGGGATTAATTCCCCCGCAGGGGCAAAAGAAAGATTGCGAGATTGGCTGAATGTTACTCCGGTAAAAGCGATAAAAATTAAACTGGGTTCTCCGGCAGGAATTGCTGCGGATCAAGCGATGTTTATGGCAGTGTTGGAATCCGCCCCAGAAGGGACGAAAATTAGTGTTGATGCCAATGCCGGTTGGAATCTGAAAGATGCGAAAAAAATGTGTGCGTGGTTAGCCACTCATGGGGTGGAATATGTGGAACAACCGCTGCCGGTGAAAGAGAGAAAGCAATTATTAGAACTTTATGAACAAGCCCCTTTACCGATTTTTGTGGATGAAAGCTGTTTTACCAGTGTGGATATTCCCAAGTTGGCTGACCGGGTGCATGGGGTGAATATTAAGTTAATGAAATGTGGAGGCTTAACGGAAGCTATGCGAGCAATTTATACGGCAAAAGCTTGTAAGTTAAAGGTGATGTTTGGTTGTTATTCTGATAGTATATTGGCGAATACGGCTATGGCGCATCTGTCCCCTTTGGCGGATTATCTAGATTTGGATAGTCATATGAATTTAACGGACGATCCTTTTACCGGCGCGATTATGGATAATGGGTGTTTGATGCCGAATTATTTACCAGGTTTAGGAGTGAAATAG
- a CDS encoding AEC family transporter, with the protein MIALLSSVIPVALIVLMGFYAGKTLELDQPTLSRVVLYVLSPALIVDSLYRTTMNTENMLGIFAGFILTYLLLCLLVWVVGKQFSLSPATQKSLLATTSFPNTGNLGLPVNLFAFGEAGLERAIVYLIASSLVTFSTGPAFLKGGSFWSGLRFTLKLPLIWAMVFGVLLRLFGSELPFKLDQGLHLVAQAAVPIALLLLGMQIANSTWQFSPYEGAASFMRLVVGSVVAYLSGKLLGLTGLDLQVLVLQSSMPAAVNSFLMVNEFGGDAPRTARVVVASTLLGFVTLPVVIWAIADL; encoded by the coding sequence ATGATTGCCCTTTTATCTTCTGTCATTCCCGTAGCCTTGATTGTCCTGATGGGGTTTTATGCCGGTAAAACCCTAGAATTAGATCAGCCGACTCTCTCTCGTGTAGTCCTCTATGTTCTTTCTCCCGCTTTAATTGTGGATAGCTTATATCGTACCACAATGAATACCGAAAATATGCTGGGCATTTTTGCGGGATTTATCCTCACTTATCTGTTATTATGTTTGTTGGTATGGGTAGTGGGAAAACAATTTAGCTTATCACCAGCCACCCAAAAAAGTTTACTAGCTACCACCTCTTTTCCCAATACCGGAAATCTGGGTTTGCCGGTCAATTTATTTGCCTTTGGGGAAGCAGGTTTAGAACGGGCGATCGTCTATCTTATCGCCTCTAGTCTTGTCACTTTTAGCACCGGCCCAGCTTTTTTGAAAGGGGGAAGTTTTTGGTCTGGATTGCGGTTTACCCTGAAACTGCCGCTAATTTGGGCGATGGTTTTTGGCGTATTGTTGCGGTTATTTGGTAGTGAATTACCGTTTAAATTAGATCAGGGTTTACATCTGGTAGCCCAAGCCGCAGTGCCGATCGCCTTATTACTATTAGGAATGCAAATTGCCAATAGTACCTGGCAATTTTCCCCCTATGAAGGGGCGGCAAGTTTTATGCGTTTAGTGGTGGGTTCAGTGGTGGCATACTTATCAGGCAAACTCTTAGGATTAACCGGCTTAGATTTGCAAGTTTTGGTCTTACAAAGTTCAATGCCAGCGGCAGTTAATTCCTTTTTAATGGTAAACGAATTTGGCGGCGATGCCCCCAGAACTGCTAGAGTAGTGGTGGCTTCTACTTTATTGGGATTTGTCACCTTGCCCGTGGTAATTTGGGCGATCGCTGACTTATAG
- a CDS encoding O-antigen ligase family protein, translating into MNFAPAFPKEKINQILCIVLLFSSTLFPLRILPGNTRIDSLLIPIAACLLIFQNLTHWQTVWKTNRKILLTLTLFYGWIWVCAAFSLYVKTAIKYNIMYSIDILIFLAFLLMTVAHNLTNIYHKYHRIIFNFLALLGFIGLVEYFFPENWFFEVFGAYNYLGHYPQVSSLMQNPNQFGTVMAIGLGLGMILKKARVIQDYEFYPGMFCLFMSLALAASRNAWIVFVLLMVLGLIYRLLTLKEAIIYSAIFIFTLLFFPIPTYRLGLKGSEIFPLIDWLTQTQAEPRGSIPDPQSTAMSRFLLWKTAIAQIIQHPITGIGIGVFAEHISPQVMGRVGLHAHNIFLNIGAETGIPGLLIFLGLLGQIMLQATLKNGPVIIFVILLLVSQLPDFFIADFTFMIVALYFLAIACQQGSEGVGCRV; encoded by the coding sequence ATGAATTTTGCTCCCGCATTTCCAAAAGAAAAAATTAATCAGATTCTCTGTATTGTCTTATTATTCAGTTCCACCCTATTTCCTTTACGGATTTTACCAGGAAATACCCGGATTGATAGTCTGCTGATTCCCATCGCCGCTTGCTTATTAATTTTTCAGAATTTAACCCACTGGCAAACGGTCTGGAAAACCAATAGAAAAATATTATTAACTTTGACCTTATTTTATGGCTGGATTTGGGTTTGTGCGGCGTTTAGTCTTTATGTAAAAACGGCGATTAAATATAATATCATGTATTCGATTGATATTTTAATATTTTTAGCATTTTTGCTAATGACTGTCGCTCATAACCTGACCAACATATATCACAAATATCATAGAATTATTTTTAATTTTTTAGCTTTGCTGGGATTTATCGGATTGGTCGAATATTTTTTTCCAGAGAACTGGTTTTTTGAAGTATTCGGAGCCTATAACTATCTGGGTCACTATCCCCAAGTCAGTTCATTAATGCAAAATCCCAATCAGTTTGGCACAGTTATGGCGATTGGGTTGGGTCTGGGGATGATTTTAAAAAAAGCACGAGTAATCCAGGATTATGAGTTTTATCCAGGAATGTTTTGCTTATTTATGTCCCTGGCTTTAGCCGCGAGTCGGAATGCCTGGATTGTGTTTGTTTTATTGATGGTATTGGGATTAATTTATCGGCTACTAACCCTGAAGGAAGCAATTATTTATAGTGCAATTTTTATCTTTACCTTACTATTTTTTCCGATTCCCACCTACCGCTTGGGACTCAAAGGTAGTGAGATTTTCCCCTTGATTGATTGGTTGACCCAGACTCAGGCAGAACCCAGGGGTTCAATTCCCGATCCTCAAAGTACCGCCATGTCCAGATTTCTCCTGTGGAAAACCGCGATCGCGCAAATTATTCAGCATCCGATTACGGGCATTGGCATTGGGGTTTTTGCCGAACATATTAGCCCACAAGTGATGGGACGGGTGGGATTACACGCCCATAATATTTTTCTAAATATCGGCGCCGAAACCGGCATTCCTGGATTGTTGATTTTTTTAGGTTTGTTAGGCCAAATTATGCTTCAAGCCACTCTGAAAAATGGGCCGGTGATTATTTTTGTAATTCTCTTATTAGTGTCACAATTACCCGACTTTTTTATCGCCGATTTCACCTTTATGATAGTGGCGCTATATTTCTTGGCGATCGCCTGTCAGCAGGGGAGCGAGGGTGTAGGGTGTAGGGTGTAG
- a CDS encoding pentapeptide repeat-containing protein — protein MGFRQLATGLLILLTLFCPLPAWAQATKYYPPPASYSHSVQTGKDFSGQNLRSAEFANSSLQRTNFSQVQAEGAIFSGSVMTEASLSSGDFTNAMLDLTDFTGSDFRDAVFVEAIFLGSTFDRVDITGADFTDALLDGAQVKQLCAIATGVNSKTGVKTRDSLFCP, from the coding sequence ATGGGTTTTCGGCAACTGGCAACCGGGCTACTGATTTTACTGACGCTGTTTTGCCCTTTACCAGCTTGGGCACAAGCCACCAAATACTATCCGCCGCCTGCGTCCTACTCCCACTCCGTGCAAACCGGCAAGGACTTTTCTGGGCAAAATCTGCGATCGGCGGAGTTTGCTAATTCTAGCTTACAACGGACGAATTTTAGCCAAGTCCAAGCAGAAGGGGCGATTTTCAGTGGTTCCGTAATGACTGAAGCCTCTTTATCTAGCGGTGATTTTACCAATGCCATGCTGGATTTAACGGATTTTACCGGGTCGGATTTTCGTGATGCGGTGTTTGTGGAGGCGATTTTCCTCGGTTCTACTTTCGATCGCGTGGATATCACTGGGGCTGATTTCACCGATGCGCTTTTAGATGGGGCACAGGTAAAACAACTCTGTGCGATCGCCACTGGGGTAAATTCTAAGACGGGTGTAAAAACCCGCGATTCTTTATTTTGTCCTTAA
- a CDS encoding 5-(carboxyamino)imidazole ribonucleotide synthase yields the protein MKRIGVIGGGQLAWMMASAAKKLGVSLVVQTPHLTDPAVPLASDVIQAAIADGSATAQLAKICDVITFENEFVDLDALGKLEQQGICFRPKLSVLAPLLDKYDQRCYLRDIGLPVPKFIAVENRESFAQLGAEIGWPLVMKARRHGYDGQGTVILRDLPALEAAWEKWGCPSVLIEEFVPFEQELAIVAARSPSGEIAIYPIVQTQQENQVCHRVIVPADISPALATECQQIAQTLLNSLEAVGIFGIELFLAPGDRLLVNEIAPRTHNSGHFSQDGAKTCQFEQHLRAVSDLPLGSTELIGQGALMVNLLGYESSHDDYQAKRQQLAQIPSARVHWYGKSESRPGRKLGHVNVVLDQKTDHEPVSATLSKIAQTIESIWYPHQD from the coding sequence ATGAAACGAATCGGAGTCATCGGTGGCGGACAACTTGCTTGGATGATGGCAAGTGCGGCCAAAAAATTGGGTGTGTCCTTAGTGGTGCAGACACCCCATCTCACAGACCCCGCAGTTCCCCTTGCTTCAGACGTAATCCAAGCCGCGATCGCCGATGGGTCAGCCACGGCCCAGTTAGCCAAAATCTGTGATGTGATTACCTTTGAAAACGAGTTTGTGGATCTCGATGCTTTAGGGAAACTCGAACAACAGGGAATTTGTTTTCGACCCAAGCTATCCGTCTTAGCCCCTTTGCTGGATAAATACGATCAGCGATGCTACTTACGAGACATTGGGCTACCCGTCCCCAAATTTATCGCCGTGGAAAACCGGGAATCCTTCGCCCAACTAGGGGCGGAAATTGGTTGGCCATTGGTAATGAAAGCCCGACGCCACGGCTATGACGGCCAAGGGACGGTGATTCTGCGGGATTTGCCTGCCTTAGAAGCCGCTTGGGAAAAATGGGGCTGTCCGTCAGTATTAATAGAAGAGTTTGTGCCGTTTGAGCAAGAATTAGCGATCGTTGCGGCGCGATCGCCCTCTGGGGAAATAGCCATTTATCCCATTGTCCAAACCCAACAGGAAAATCAAGTCTGTCACCGAGTCATTGTTCCCGCAGACATTTCCCCTGCCTTGGCGACAGAGTGCCAACAGATTGCCCAAACCTTACTCAATAGTCTAGAAGCCGTGGGCATCTTTGGCATTGAACTCTTTTTAGCCCCAGGCGATCGCCTATTAGTCAATGAAATCGCCCCACGGACGCACAACTCCGGCCACTTCAGCCAAGACGGGGCAAAAACCTGCCAATTTGAGCAACATCTCCGGGCCGTCAGTGACTTGCCCCTGGGCAGTACCGAACTCATCGGCCAAGGCGCCCTCATGGTCAACCTCTTGGGATATGAATCCTCCCATGACGACTATCAAGCCAAACGACAACAACTGGCGCAAATTCCCAGCGCCCGCGTCCACTGGTACGGCAAAAGCGAATCCCGTCCGGGACGTAAACTCGGTCATGTCAATGTCGTCCTTGACCAAAAAACCGACCATGAACCCGTATCTGCCACCCTGAGTAAAATTGCTCAAACCATAGAATCGATTTGGTATCCTCATCAGGATTAG
- a CDS encoding cation-translocating P-type ATPase yields MVNNSEINLKIPVETIVLDVGGMKCAGCVKAVERQLTQQSGVISACVNLVTEMAAVECQVGAVNPVELADRLTATGFPTQPRPAFNPLMGDRPYTEVIKRQQQEIRATIAQLAIAALLIVLSGVGHIVHFPWLGGIWFHFGLATAALLLPGRAIVLDGWRGWWHGSPNMNTLVGLGALSAYFASTVALLYPKLGWECFFDEPVMLLGFILLGRTLEKLARHRAAASLQALLTLKPTTARLLGKSADAQTLQNPASAIEIPADRVRVGEFLQVLPGEKIPVDGEVVLGNTSVNESMLTGEAIPVAKQPGDIVTGGSLNQSGAIAFRVTRTGSDTTLAQIIRLVEQAQTRKAPVQQLADTVAGYFTYGVMTIATFTFLFWYFAGSKIWPDAIAVGHSLTHVAEMPVHPSPLLLSLKLAIAVLVIACPCALGLATPTAILVGTGVGAEQGLLIRGGDILERVKQLDTVIFDKTGTLTAGYPVVTDCILLGEVSEGAKSQEKLLQLAASAEQGTNHPLAIAILQAAEQQGLPLLDAKDFYTEPGLGISATVAGEKVLVGTAQWLQQHGITLEPVENELENESENESENESFSGKTLVYVALENQLRGCIALKDQLRPDAKETVKNLQDMGLRVVMLTGDRPETAQAIAQQLGIEENDVFAGVLPAAKAQAIGTLQTAGHIVAMVGDGINDAPALAQADIGISLHGSTDVAVETAGIVLMRNSLIDVVKSIQLSRATFNKIRQNLFWAFVYNTLGIPIAAGLLLPQWGIILSPSTAGAMMAFSSVSVVTNSLLLRRAKLLSPITTQKN; encoded by the coding sequence ATGGTGAATAATTCGGAAATAAATCTAAAAATTCCTGTAGAAACCATCGTCCTGGACGTGGGGGGAATGAAATGTGCGGGCTGTGTCAAAGCGGTGGAACGTCAGTTAACCCAACAGTCTGGGGTGATTTCTGCTTGTGTGAACCTGGTGACGGAAATGGCTGCGGTGGAATGCCAAGTCGGGGCAGTCAACCCCGTGGAACTGGCCGATCGCCTCACCGCCACGGGTTTTCCCACCCAACCGCGTCCGGCGTTTAATCCACTAATGGGCGATCGCCCCTACACGGAAGTCATCAAACGCCAACAGCAAGAAATTCGCGCCACTATTGCCCAACTAGCGATCGCTGCCTTGCTGATCGTCCTTTCTGGCGTCGGACATATCGTTCATTTCCCTTGGCTGGGGGGAATTTGGTTTCATTTTGGCCTCGCCACCGCCGCCCTATTACTTCCCGGACGGGCGATCGTCCTCGACGGTTGGCGCGGTTGGTGGCATGGCAGCCCCAACATGAACACCTTAGTGGGTTTGGGCGCTTTGAGTGCATATTTTGCCAGTACCGTTGCCCTGCTTTATCCAAAACTCGGCTGGGAATGTTTCTTTGATGAACCTGTAATGTTACTGGGTTTCATCCTCCTCGGTCGTACCCTGGAAAAACTGGCGAGACACCGCGCCGCTGCTTCATTACAAGCATTGCTGACCCTCAAACCAACCACCGCCCGACTTTTGGGCAAATCAGCCGACGCCCAAACCCTGCAAAATCCCGCATCCGCCATAGAAATTCCCGCCGACCGTGTCCGAGTTGGGGAATTTTTGCAAGTATTGCCCGGAGAAAAAATCCCCGTAGATGGGGAAGTGGTTCTCGGCAATACCAGCGTTAATGAATCGATGCTGACTGGGGAAGCTATCCCCGTAGCCAAACAACCAGGAGATATAGTCACCGGGGGGAGTTTGAATCAGTCCGGGGCGATCGCCTTCCGGGTCACTCGTACCGGGTCGGACACCACCCTGGCCCAAATTATCCGTTTGGTAGAACAAGCCCAAACTCGCAAAGCCCCAGTTCAACAATTAGCCGATACAGTGGCCGGTTATTTTACTTATGGGGTAATGACCATTGCCACTTTCACCTTTTTATTCTGGTACTTTGCAGGCAGCAAAATTTGGCCAGACGCGATCGCTGTGGGGCATTCCCTCACCCATGTCGCCGAAATGCCCGTTCACCCCTCACCGCTATTATTAAGTTTAAAATTAGCGATCGCCGTCCTAGTCATTGCCTGTCCTTGTGCCCTCGGTCTTGCCACACCCACCGCGATCTTAGTCGGGACTGGGGTGGGGGCAGAACAGGGTTTACTGATTCGCGGCGGAGATATTCTCGAACGAGTCAAACAATTAGATACCGTAATTTTTGATAAAACCGGCACCCTCACCGCTGGTTATCCCGTGGTGACAGATTGTATTTTACTAGGGGAAGTTAGCGAAGGGGCGAAAAGTCAGGAAAAACTGTTGCAACTGGCTGCCAGCGCGGAACAAGGGACAAATCACCCCCTGGCGATCGCAATTTTACAAGCCGCCGAACAGCAAGGTTTACCGCTTCTCGATGCTAAAGACTTTTATACCGAACCGGGTTTAGGGATTTCTGCCACCGTTGCCGGGGAAAAGGTTCTCGTGGGGACTGCCCAATGGTTACAACAGCATGGGATTACCTTAGAACCTGTAGAAAATGAGTTAGAAAATGAGTCAGAAAATGAGTCAGAAAATGAGTCATTCTCAGGTAAAACCTTGGTCTATGTTGCCCTGGAAAATCAACTGCGAGGATGCATTGCCCTCAAAGACCAACTTAGACCGGATGCTAAAGAAACCGTAAAAAATTTACAGGACATGGGTTTGCGGGTCGTCATGCTGACCGGCGATCGCCCCGAAACTGCCCAGGCGATCGCGCAACAACTGGGAATTGAGGAAAATGATGTATTTGCCGGTGTCCTTCCCGCAGCCAAGGCCCAGGCGATCGGCACCTTACAAACTGCCGGTCATATAGTAGCAATGGTTGGCGACGGCATCAACGACGCCCCAGCCTTAGCCCAAGCGGACATTGGCATTAGCTTACATGGCAGTACCGACGTAGCCGTAGAAACTGCGGGCATTGTGTTAATGCGTAACAGCTTAATTGATGTAGTGAAATCTATCCAACTCAGTCGCGCCACCTTTAACAAAATTCGCCAAAACTTATTTTGGGCATTCGTCTACAATACCCTAGGAATTCCCATTGCGGCGGGGCTACTTTTACCCCAATGGGGCATCATTCTCAGCCCCTCAACAGCCGGGGCAATGATGGCCTTTAGTTCCGTGAGTGTTGTCACCAATTCTTTACTATTGCGGCGGGCAAAATTACTTTCACCAATCACAACCCAGAAAAATTAG
- a CDS encoding helix-hairpin-helix domain-containing protein, translating into MKVPQNNSNWFQQIPKWVWWSAVPGFGGLAIAFAGEKTKTNSWIALGLTLTGGALFLTETPWFLPIWLTQIGLAFYLRKPFLIKTYPKHLPLPEDAVTSSIIAGLRDKLDINQCSKNELVYQLELPIVYANDIEALRNEGYIFTDPEELTDLVGIPESTVKRITPLITFTYDYKKELDLSWRRLNTHSISELVACGLDSAVAMKIVNEREQRGDYKTVIDVKRRTGLPLKFYRQIL; encoded by the coding sequence GTGAAAGTGCCACAAAATAATTCAAATTGGTTTCAACAAATTCCCAAATGGGTCTGGTGGTCTGCGGTTCCAGGGTTTGGCGGATTGGCGATCGCCTTTGCCGGGGAAAAAACCAAGACCAACTCTTGGATCGCCTTGGGATTAACGTTAACCGGGGGGGCATTATTTTTAACAGAAACTCCCTGGTTTCTGCCGATTTGGTTGACGCAAATTGGGTTAGCATTTTATCTCAGAAAACCCTTTTTGATTAAAACCTATCCCAAGCACTTGCCCTTACCAGAGGATGCAGTAACCTCGTCAATAATTGCCGGTTTGCGGGACAAACTTGACATCAATCAATGTTCTAAAAACGAACTGGTTTATCAATTAGAACTGCCCATTGTCTATGCCAATGATATTGAAGCTTTACGCAATGAAGGCTATATTTTTACCGACCCAGAGGAATTAACCGACTTGGTGGGAATTCCCGAAAGTACCGTCAAGCGAATTACCCCGTTGATTACCTTTACTTACGACTATAAAAAAGAATTAGACTTATCTTGGCGGCGGTTAAATACCCATTCAATTTCCGAGTTAGTCGCTTGCGGACTTGACTCTGCTGTAGCCATGAAAATTGTCAACGAACGCGAACAAAGGGGCGACTATAAAACCGTAATTGATGTGAAGCGGCGCACCGGATTACCCTTAAAATTTTATCGTCAAATTCTCTAG
- a CDS encoding NINE protein has product MKNKWVAALLAFFLGGIGIHKFYLGNNVAGLLYFLFSWTFIPAILAIFDFIGLVLTSEEAFNRKYNWSMLPQNYSNSQPGLSADRVTQTLFELKKLYEEGVITAEEYEEKRQKLLNNL; this is encoded by the coding sequence ATGAAAAATAAATGGGTTGCTGCTCTGCTTGCCTTTTTTTTAGGTGGGATTGGCATTCATAAATTTTACTTAGGAAATAATGTAGCCGGTTTGCTATACTTCCTATTTAGTTGGACATTTATTCCGGCGATTTTAGCAATTTTTGATTTTATTGGGTTAGTCCTCACATCTGAAGAAGCCTTTAACCGAAAATATAATTGGTCAATGCTGCCTCAGAATTACAGCAATTCCCAGCCCGGACTTTCTGCTGATCGGGTTACCCAAACCTTATTTGAATTGAAAAAATTATATGAGGAAGGAGTGATTACGGCGGAAGAATATGAAGAAAAACGCCAAAAATTATTAAATAACTTGTAG
- a CDS encoding manganese efflux pump MntP family protein, whose amino-acid sequence MDLVSSILIAFGLSADAFAVSVSSGMTLKGVRIEDAVRIATFFGGFQAFMPVVGWWAGMGFRDAIATFDHWIAFGLLAFIGGKMIYEALHPDTDEDNVRDTRNLYTLLLLAIATSIDALAVGLGFSLLSISISLPVILIGVITFMMSFCGVFLGKKFGELFSSQVEIIGGCILILIGTKILFEHL is encoded by the coding sequence ATGGATCTCGTTAGTAGTATATTAATTGCTTTTGGTTTATCCGCAGATGCTTTTGCGGTGTCTGTGAGTAGTGGCATGACCCTCAAAGGGGTGAGAATTGAGGACGCCGTAAGAATTGCGACGTTTTTTGGCGGTTTTCAAGCGTTTATGCCGGTGGTCGGATGGTGGGCAGGGATGGGATTTCGCGATGCGATCGCCACCTTTGACCATTGGATTGCATTTGGTTTACTAGCTTTCATTGGTGGTAAAATGATTTATGAGGCGCTGCATCCCGATACGGATGAAGATAATGTTCGGGATACCCGCAATCTTTATACGTTATTGCTGTTAGCGATCGCCACCAGTATTGATGCGTTAGCGGTGGGTTTAGGATTTTCTTTGCTATCAATTTCTATCTCTTTGCCAGTGATTCTGATTGGTGTGATTACGTTTATGATGTCATTTTGTGGCGTTTTTTTGGGCAAAAAATTTGGCGAATTGTTTTCTAGTCAAGTAGAAATTATTGGCGGCTGTATTTTAATTTTGATTGGCACAAAAATTTTATTTGAACATCTA